A genomic segment from Lates calcarifer isolate ASB-BC8 linkage group LG13, TLL_Latcal_v3, whole genome shotgun sequence encodes:
- the rhbdd3 gene encoding rhomboid domain-containing protein 3, translating to MLSRMMSVWFWFGSDRPGFCLGTSSMITLMLLVYAGGIQASLSVGPGGDFPRFRDLFLYALSHDDLPSLLVSVALLLLVGPCQERRWGTVAFLVLSILTMAILPFLYTLVLFVGGGEASRICGYSGIQLALFTAQCRQVTQRRLLRCLPVWFLPWMLLLIGLLLLPGTPALLHFCAICIGHNYRQPFIGTLQELEEARVLDVIPDWAYVPTSARLRLPTYTTSQRSGSLSQMMPVGQAAAPPTRDLSILNHHPWMEPSPAWMMEESAAVSEAEALEEQMLRAGILASLQDAPDNPDAKVEVHKSSVSSLRLQQLEKMGFPTEKAVVALAASKQLDGAISLLIDDSVGEQAVVVSKGKPPQ from the exons ATGCTCAGTCGCATGATGTCAGTATGGTTTTGGTTTGGATCAGATCGTCCTGGATTCTGTCTGGGAACATCTTCAATGATAACGCTGATGCTTCTGGTTTATGCTGGAGGCATCCAGGCAAGTCTCAGTGTAGGTCCAGGTGGAGACTTCCCAAGGTTTAGAG ATCTTTTCCTTTACGCTCTCAGTCATGATGACCTGCCCTCTCTGCTGGTCAGTGTtgctctcctgctgctggtCGGACCATGTCAGGAGCGTCGATGGGGAACAGTCGCCTTCCTCGTCCTCTCCATTCTGACAATGGCCATATTACCTTTTCTTTACACCCTGGTCCTCTTCGTTGGTGGTGGTGAGGCGAGTCGGATCTGCGGTTACTCTGGCATCCAGCTGGCTCTGTTTACAGCGCAGTGTCGTCAGGTGACACAGAGGAGGCTGCTGAGGTGTTTGCCAGTATGGTTTCTCCCCTGGATGCTTCTACTGATTGGtctgctgctactgccagggACACCTGCCCTGCTTCACTTCTGCGCAATATGTATTGGACACAACT ATCGTCAGCCCTTCATTGGGACATtacaggagctggaggaggccaGGGTCTTGGATGTCATTCCTGATTGGGCATATGTTCCCACCTCAGCCAGGCTCAGACTGCCCACCTACACTACCTCACAGAG ATCCGGATCACTTTCTCAGATGATGCCTGTAGGTCAGGCAGCTGCTCCTCCCACGAGGGACCTCTCTATTCTCAATCACCACCCTTGGATGGAGCCATCGCCCGCCTGGATGATGGAGGAGTCCGCTGCAGTGTCTGAGGCAGAGGCGCTGGAGGAGCAGATGCTAAGGGCAGGGATACTGGCCTCATTACAGGATGCTCCTGATAACCCTGATGCAAAAGTGGAAGTTCATAAATCATCAGTTTCTTCTTTGCG ACTCCAGCAGCTGGAGAAGATGGGCTTCCCTACAGAAAAAGCTGTAGTGGCATTAGCAGCCTCAAAACAGCTAGATGGCGCCATCTCTCTGCTCATCGACGACAGCGTTGGGGAACAAGCTGTGGTAGTTTCAAAGGGAAAGCCACCACAGTAG